One Halanaerobium hydrogeniformans genomic window, CACCCAGCTTTGCTATTAAACCGCTCTCAGTTAAGACGGTTATTTCCTGTAATAGAAAGTCTAAGCTACTCTCTCTTTCTCAGCTTTTAAGTATTATAATTTTCAACTTTGATTATACCATAAGTAATTTAAGTTAACAAGAACTTTAAATCACTTTAACTGCTGGGCCAAAATCTCAAAAGAAATAACGGCTGCTGCGATGGCAGCATTTAAAGATTCCATTTCTCCTTTAAGCGGTATTTTAACCTTCATATCTGCTATATTAAGCAGATCTTCTGCCAGACCATTGGCCTCATTACCGATCATTAAAATTAATTTTTGCTGGTATTGATGCTCAAAATGATATTTTTCAGCCTTAATATCAGCTGCAAGCAGTTCAAAATCAGCTGCCCTGTCTTTTAAATCTTTTTTAAATTCATTTTTAGAAACTTTCTGCCAGATTGGGATGGCAAAAATACCACCCATACTTGCCCTGATAACCTTCTGGTTATAGATGTCCACCGAACCTTTTAGGGCAATTACTGCCTCAAATCCAGCTGCTGCTGCAGTTCTAATCATGGTTCCCATATTACCTGGATCCTGAATCCTGTCTAATAGTAAAATTTTATCTGCAGTTTTAAAAAACTTTTCACTGCTGTAGTTAGGTTCTTTAACAATAGCGATAATCCCCTGAGGATTAACTGTAGCTGCAGTTTCTTTTAATAATTCTTCACTGACCAGGTCCAGGCTGACCCTGTTTTGCAGCTTATCGATTAAATCTTTGTTTTTATCAGCTTTAAAAAAAGCAGGAGAGAGAAAGACCCGTTCAAAATCTGCTCCTCCTGCTGATGCAGCCTCAATAAGCCTTTTTCCTTCCAGAACAAAGACACCTTCTTTTCGTCTTGTTCTGCTCCGATAGAGCTTATTTAAATATTTAATTTTATCATTTTGAGAACTGCTTATAATTTCATTCATTTATTAATTTCCTAGCTGTTCTTTTGCTAAACCAACCAGATCTGAAAATGCATCTGAGTCATTTACAGCCAGATCGGCTAACATTTTACGATCTATTTCAACTTCAGCCTGTCTTAAACCATTGATAAAACGGCTGTAAGATAAGCCTTCCTGTCTTGCAGCAGCATTGATTCTGGTGATCCAGAGTCTTCTAAAATTACGCTTTTTCTTTTTTCTATCTACATAAGCATAATGAAGAGATTTCATTACTGCCTGATTAGCAGGACGAAATAATTTGCTGCGGGAGCCAAAATATCCCTTAGCCATTTTTAAAACCTTTTTTCTGCGCTTACGCGCCTTATTACCTCTTTTTACACGTGGCATCTTTGTGACACTCCTTCCAATTTAACAAATTCTTATTTAAGTTATAGTTTTTCTTACTTATATGGTAGTAATTTTTTATATCTTTTTTGATAAGTTTTATCAAGCATTGTTGCTT contains:
- a CDS encoding TrmH family RNA methyltransferase — protein: MNEIISSSQNDKIKYLNKLYRSRTRRKEGVFVLEGKRLIEAASAGGADFERVFLSPAFFKADKNKDLIDKLQNRVSLDLVSEELLKETAATVNPQGIIAIVKEPNYSSEKFFKTADKILLLDRIQDPGNMGTMIRTAAAAGFEAVIALKGSVDIYNQKVIRASMGGIFAIPIWQKVSKNEFKKDLKDRAADFELLAADIKAEKYHFEHQYQQKLILMIGNEANGLAEDLLNIADMKVKIPLKGEMESLNAAIAAAVISFEILAQQLK
- the rplT gene encoding 50S ribosomal protein L20, with product MPRVKRGNKARKRRKKVLKMAKGYFGSRSKLFRPANQAVMKSLHYAYVDRKKKKRNFRRLWITRINAAARQEGLSYSRFINGLRQAEVEIDRKMLADLAVNDSDAFSDLVGLAKEQLGN